One Ostrea edulis chromosome 2, xbOstEdul1.1, whole genome shotgun sequence genomic region harbors:
- the LOC125681287 gene encoding dynactin subunit 5-like isoform X1 → MELQDEFYNNAEYIETASGNKVSRQSVLCGSQNIVINGKTVIMTDCVIRGDLANVRIGRHCVVSKRAVIRPPFKKFSKGVAFFPLHIGDHVFIGEDSIVNAAQVGNYVHIGKNCVIGRRCVLKDCCAIADNTVLPPETVVPPFTVFSGSPGHFTEELPECTQDLMVDVTISYYQHFKATPSSKTKDRHR, encoded by the exons ATGGAGCTGCAAGATGAATTTTATAACAATGCAGAATATATTGAAACG GCATCTGGAAATAAAGTGAGCCGGCAGTCTGTTTTGTGTGGGAGTCAAAACATAGTCATTAATGGAAAA ACAGTAATAATGACAGATTGTGTAATTCGTGGAGATTTAGCGAATGTAAGGATTGGAAGACATTGTGTGGTTAGTAAAAGAGCAGTGATAAGGCCACCATTTAAAAAGTTCAGTAAAGG aGTTGCATTCTTTCCTCTTCATATTGGTGATCATGTTTTCATAGGAGAGGATTCTATAGTGAATGCAGCCCAAGTTGGAAATTATGTACATATCGGGAAAAATTGTGTTATA GGGAGACGATGTGTGCTGAAGGACTGCTGTGCTATAGCGGACAACACTGTGCTTCCACCAGAGACGGTGGTGCCACCCTTTACCGTGTTCTCGGGGTCTCCTG GGCATTTTACTGAAGAGTTGCCAGAATGTACTCAAGATCTGATGGTTGATGTTACAATAAGTTATTATCAGCATTTCAAGGCTACTCCCTCCAGCAAAACAAAAGACAGACATAGATAG
- the LOC125681287 gene encoding dynactin subunit 5-like isoform X2: protein MWASGNKVSRQSVLCGSQNIVINGKTVIMTDCVIRGDLANVRIGRHCVVSKRAVIRPPFKKFSKGVAFFPLHIGDHVFIGEDSIVNAAQVGNYVHIGKNCVIGRRCVLKDCCAIADNTVLPPETVVPPFTVFSGSPGHFTEELPECTQDLMVDVTISYYQHFKATPSSKTKDRHR, encoded by the exons ATGTGG GCATCTGGAAATAAAGTGAGCCGGCAGTCTGTTTTGTGTGGGAGTCAAAACATAGTCATTAATGGAAAA ACAGTAATAATGACAGATTGTGTAATTCGTGGAGATTTAGCGAATGTAAGGATTGGAAGACATTGTGTGGTTAGTAAAAGAGCAGTGATAAGGCCACCATTTAAAAAGTTCAGTAAAGG aGTTGCATTCTTTCCTCTTCATATTGGTGATCATGTTTTCATAGGAGAGGATTCTATAGTGAATGCAGCCCAAGTTGGAAATTATGTACATATCGGGAAAAATTGTGTTATA GGGAGACGATGTGTGCTGAAGGACTGCTGTGCTATAGCGGACAACACTGTGCTTCCACCAGAGACGGTGGTGCCACCCTTTACCGTGTTCTCGGGGTCTCCTG GGCATTTTACTGAAGAGTTGCCAGAATGTACTCAAGATCTGATGGTTGATGTTACAATAAGTTATTATCAGCATTTCAAGGCTACTCCCTCCAGCAAAACAAAAGACAGACATAGATAG
- the LOC125681454 gene encoding putative neutral sphingomyelinase produces MEFSLKVLTLNCWGVPVPFASKYRKERFQAIAEEIGKGRFDIALLQEVWSEGDYKLLQQHILKVMPYSHYFQSGTIGSGVCVFSKLVIEDSFYHLFPLNGYFHKVQHGDWFGGKGLGLCRVSHQGISINIYCTHLHAEYDMASDEYLAHRVAQAFDMSQFIKYTSGSCDLVIVGGDFNLRPSDLGYKMIITNGNLHDCWLVKNEENELGHTNERKDNSFSTDNVQRLEPAGRRLDYLLYKVNQGVEMEVSSCSLDFGKIPGKPYNYSDHEGVTAHLLIQKKKDLEQSPEVRDEKKLYDLLLESKSIVQKGLEKARSDNLFYTILCVVSAIGLYGFWCLEMDRESSHLAVIGRAITFVTLTLLVAFFLVYKLIINKIEFKGLTGAQEDISNLCGSVRRQIKQT; encoded by the exons ATGGAGTTTTCCTTGAAGGTTTTGACGCTAAATTGCTG GGGCGTTCCTGTGCCGTTTGCAAGTAAATACAGAAAAGAGCGATTCCAAGCAATTGCTGAGGAGATAGGAAAAGGAAGATTTGACATAGCCCTTCTGCAAGAA GTATGGAGTGAAGGAGATTATAAACTCTTACAGCAGCATATTCTGAAAGTGATGCCGTATTCTCATTATTTTCAAAG TGGGACTATTGGAAGTGGTGTCTGTGTCTTCTCCAAGCTTGTCATTGAGGATTCCTTCTACCACCTGTTTCCTCTCAATGGCTACTTTCATAAAGTCCAGCATGGGGACTGGTTCGGTGGAAAGGGTCTGGGTCTGTGTAGAGTGTCCCACCAAGGAATCAGTATCAACATTTACTGTACGCAT TTGCATGCAGAGTATGACATGGCGTCAGATGAATACCTCGCTCATCGTGTTGCCCAGGCATTTGATATGAGTCAGTTTATAAAATACACCTCTGGATCATGTGACTTGGTCATAGTTGGAGGTGACTTTAACCTTCGACCTTCTGACCTTGGATACAAGATGATCATCACCAATGGCAACTTGCATGACTGCTGGCTAGTAAAG AATGAAGAAAATGAGCTGGGTCACACTAATGAGAGAAAGGACAACAGCTTCAGCACTGACAATGTACAGCGCTTAGAACCGGCTGGCAGACGACTAGACTATCTCCTGTATAAGGTCAACCAAG GTGTGGAGATGGAGGTGTCCAGCTGCAGTCTGGACTTTGGGAAAATCCCCGGGAAACCCTACAACTATTCTGACCATGAAGGTGTCACAGCCCACCTACTGATCCAAAAGAAAAAAG ATCTCGAACAATCCCCCGAAGTAAGGGACGAGAAGAAATTATATGACCTACTTCTGGAGTCCAAATCTATTGTACAGAAGGGCTTAGAAAAGGCCAGGTCTGATAACCTGTTCTACACCAtactctgtgtagtcagtgccATAGGGCTGTACGGATTCTGGTGTTTGGAGATGGATCGGGAGAGCAGCCACCTAGCGGTCATTGGCCGAGCCATTacatttgtgaccttgactttactAGTTGCATTCTTTCTGGTTTACAAACTGATTATCAATAAGATTGAATTCAAAGGACTGACAGGTGCACAGGAAGACATAAGTAACCTGTGCGGCAGCGTAAGGAGACAAATTAAACAAACCTAA